ggtccgaagacgaagatttatatatgggaagtccttattctgtcgccggaagtgttcgggggtatatcggtattgtaccggggccaccgaaagggttccgggggtccaccgggagggtccacctgccccggagggccctatgggccgaatatagaggggaaccagcccctaggtgggttgggcgccaaaccccctagggcccatgcgcctagggttggggggaaaccctaaagggggcgccccccttggcttggggggcaagcctcccccccttggccgccgccccccctctagatccatctggagggggccggccccctctcccttgcccctataaatagaggggggtgggagggcagccgcacccctgacaaggcgcagccctctcctcctccaactcctcctcctccgtagtgcttagcgaagctctgccagagaaccacaagctccattgccaccatgccgtcgtgctgctggagttctccctcaacttctcctctccccttactggatcaagaaggaggagacgtccccgggctgtacgtgtgttgaacgcggaggcgccgtccgttcggcgctagatcggatcttctgcgatttgaatcgccgtgagtacgactccatcaaccgcgttcttgtaacgcttccgcttagcgatcttcaaggctatgaagatgcactccctctctctcgttgctagcatctcctagattgatcttggtgacacgtaggaaaattttgaattattgctacgttccccaacaggagtcatgttgaaggtggagctggattgaggggctacggcgtaagtgcacagagagtcgaagcctattcggCAGTGGGGAAAAAGCGAGGGACACGTAGCTCGGACTGGAGCCCAGtagtctgatggaagcgtgaaactcgtcatcggtcgatgatgatcggtggtactctgcagtgggggttgagtggtgtgggttcgtgacccttgagactcgaccgagacagcggaggctcgacgcggtaatagcggtgAGGCGTGTGGTATGCACggggcatggagacgggccagggctctagtggtcatacatgtggtgagacaactgcgaatttgactcggtatgactacaagcaatggtgaaattccttcaagtttcagacatggcggtcaagaaaggagcagtgatgttgagttcaggtaacttttatgtgtgacacccaatatgtgagttgttcactttcacgcaggtcagtgatcggtgtgtgatggcgttgacggatactctggaagttgggagcacggactagagtaacaaggaacttaattttgctcgcgtgttgactgtggtcaagaaaagaagggactacaagttacaggtggagtcacatggagtctttggagtagcagcggtgctcatgggataagctcaagttcaatgtacatggaagtttgacgcattgacgaattcaaggtggtgaagaatattcgccaaggtgaagtttgttagagttgtgtcgaatattgtgtacaaggtaggttacagttggacttgtagttgtattgtgtttagatatgatatggagtcgtgtcctagtaggacacttgtatcctaggtctctcatatatagcggggatagacacacaatgtaacatatgccaacataatagcacaggcacgcaagggggagccggcggcgtgtgccggcgcccgggtggccggtgtgcggtattgtgatggtgtcacggggaggagcgcccatagtcaggccccggggatgtagccatatcggtgaacctcgttaacaaatctcggtgtcgtgcttgtgtgattgcttggtcctcggatgatcgacggtatgccttgGATTTATTCTAACACATTGCAACATGGACCACGATGCGCTCACCTCCAGTTTGCATGACGTTGCAAAATACATGTGGCTTTTGTCACCCATTGCAACATGGACCATGTTGCGGTCGCCTCCAGTTTGCATGACGTTTCAGAACACGTGGGCCTCTGCAAAACACCGTTCACGCGTGGTGAGGGCACGTTGCCACCGCAAAATAAGCAATGTTGCAACCCCCAACGACCTCTACAACCATCATGCATCGGCGAGCACCCTTACAGCACTGATAGACACACGTGCGGCTTCGACGAGATCCCACTTGCAACACTAGCAGCAGGTAACATGCTTGCATCACCCTCAAGCAACACTGGTCGACGATTTCGCATAGCATTCGTCGCCTCTCACCAGCACCTCTTACCAGCAGTGTGTGCAAGAGTTCCACTACCGAGTGAGAGAGAACAAGGAGGGAAGGTGCATGATTCTTGGGAGCACCAGTTCATCGAAGGGGATGGCGCTCCGAGGAGAAAGAGGCAACGCTCCCCGAAAGGAAGGGGCGCTTGGGGAGAGAGGGGCAAAGGGGATCGAAAGGAAGGAGGCGGGAGGCTCAGCTGGGCCGGGAAGATAAGATAAAAAGGGCATAAGCGATGTGTTTGTCCCACGGGGACACATGGAGTAAGGGGAAGGAGACAGATGATACGTGAGAATCAGTTGGTCTAAAAGAAGCATTTTCCTAAATAAATTTGTTGTTTTTTGTGTATACATGGGTTGTATATGCGTTGGACGCTCACAGCAAATCTATGGGTTCACTTCATATTATTTTTTAAGAACAACATTCTGTTAACTTCAATTGAGAAATTTTTCTGCTTTTGTATTGTATAATATTCTGTCACATGCTTCatatgttttatttttttaaaattacaaATCGAAAGCACTTTACATTTACTTTAGCATTAGGTTctagttattttattttattttattttatgaaacACAGTACAGAAGCATGGCCCAGGGCCTATTTACGTAGAAAGCCCAATTAGAAATAACCATGTAGGTAGTAGGCTCAGAATTATCTAACCCACACACCACTGGAatactatatactccctccattccaaaatatagtgcgcccacgCTTTCTAAGGTCCAACtttaaccataaatttaaccaacgagaccgactgcggcgcaagaaaaaattatataatcgaaaacttctttcgaatacgaatttactggtataatttttgctcccgtcaCAATCCGTCTCATTGGCTAAATTTATGGTTAAAGTTGAAGCATGGGAATAGAGAAaacactatattttggaacggatggagtactgtATATTAGCCTtaaaaacaacagaaaacagcaCTCGAATCTCAGTCGTCGTCGctgcaaggagagagagagagagaatctagTGCTACCCCAATGGCGCAAATCATCGACGGCAAGGCCATCGCCGCCGAAATCAGGCGCGAGATCGGCGCCGAGGTCGCCGTGCTCTCGTCCGCCCACAACATCGTGAGCCCCTATCCCACCCGACGCCGCAGCTGGACCAATCGACCAGCTGTGGATTGGGATAATGTCCGTGACGCTGATTTTTTCCTTCTGTCGCAGGTGCCGGGGCTGGCGGTGGTGATCGTGGGGAGCAGGAAGGACTCGCAGACGTACGTGCAGATGAAGCGCAAGGCCTGCGCCGAGGTCGGCATCCGCTCCTTCGACGTCGACCTCCCCGAGGACATCTCCGAGGCCGCGCTCGTCGCCGAGGTCCACCGCCTCAACGCCGACCCCGCCGTCCACGGTATCTCCTCCGCAGTCGAATCGGATATACAGTAATCTTCCTTTCGTGGTACTGGGAGAACATGGATGCTGCGTTTGGCACTGTAATTCACTCCTGTGTCAGTCTGCTTGTGCCGTAGATGCAGTCATTCCTAGCTGGTTTGTTCAGATGAATTTGGAGATGGTTAAATTCGGTCCTGGTTGCACTCGAGATCACGCCTTTGTGGCTGGGATGCCATTCGTTTACTGCTTGGGATTGCCTGGCCGGATTTGCTCTTCAGTTGACTTAGCGTGAAAGGATAGAGAAGTCTGATCCTGTTTATTCGTGTATAGTTCAATCCTTTGAAATGGAACGTTGTTTACTGGGCGACACTCTGTTTTCAGGCGTCCTGGGTCCCAAATTTTAGCCCGGAATGGCATCAGTACTCACCATTATGTGTGTTTTCTTTCCCAATTTCTGAGAGATTTGCTTGATTGGGAATATAATTCTGAACTGGAACATTGTTTCACGGGGTGATACACTTTGGTTGTTCTTAAGTTGTTTCAGGCGTGGCGGAGCCCAAAATTTTGGCCCAGAATAGCATCAGTACTCATCATCTTGTGTGTTATGTTCCCCAGTTTCTGAGGGATTAGCTTTGATTGGGAATGTAACTTTAAGTGGTCGCTTCACTGGATTAGGCATGGACTTTAGTTATTTCAAGTCACCTGTGAAGAGAATGACATGCCCTAGTTCACATCAGCACAATGACTACTATTTGGGGGAATTATTGCTTCGCTGATGGTTGGAATTTCTGTTGGGCGCATGCTTGTAAATCATGCATTCATGTTAGTGCCTAGTTAGTTTTGTTCTCATGCTCTTGGGCCATAGGAGATTTGTTACCTGACTTCGATCACCATCTCTAGCTTCTGGCACAAGCCATCAGTTTCCTTAGAGAGCAAATATGAAGCTATAGGGCACAAAATGGAGCTTTGGTCGATCAGGTTGTCTTTTTGAAATGTGGTTGCCAGTTTCTTAAATTTTCAGATAAGTACTATTTTGATATGATTTACTTCGTTGCTAGAATGTTGCTTTGCTAGCTCTAGGCTCTACGCTTCTACAGTCTGATATTTGGAATTCTTATTCCTACATGTAGCAAAGCTTGTATACTGACTCTATTGAGTATTTCCTTTTGCACCAGGAATTCTTGTTCAGCTTCCATTGCCCAAGCATATCAACGAAGAAAATATCTTAAACCAGATCTCCATTGAGAAAGATGTCGACGGCTTTCATCCTTTGAACATTGGCAAGCTCGCAATGAAAGGCAGAGATCCACTGTTCGTACCTTGCACGCCAAAGGTATCGATTGCAACACTTGAGCACGGCATTTCTCAACACTGGTTTGACTGCAGTTTTCATTTGTAACATCTTTGCCTTCGTGTCTTTGTTCACTTATATGAAGGGATGCATGGAGCTCCTGTCACGAAGTGGCGTCACTGTAAAAGGAAAACACGCAGTTGTGGTTGGGCGTAGCAACATCGTGGGTTTACCAGTATCCCTTCTCCTGCTGAAAGCGGACGCGACCGTGTCGATCGTGCATTCACGGACCCCAAATCCCGAAACAATTGTCCGTCAAGCAGACATTGTCATTGCAGCAGCTGGCCAGGCCATGATGGTACATTATTCTGCGGCGATAAGCCCACCCTATTTTATGGTGTTGCTTGCCTTAATTCTGACTGCTGTGTTCTCTTGGCTGTTAGATCAAGGGAGACTGGATCAAACCAGGCGCGGCGGTCATAGACGTCGGGACAAACTCCATCGACGACCCAACCAGGAAGTCTGGGTACAGACTCGTTGGCGATGTGGATTTCTCGGAGGCGAGCAAGGTCGCGGGTCACCTGACTCCGGTCCCCGGAGGCGTCGGGCCGATGACCGTGGCGATGTTGCTGAAGAACACGGTGGACGGCGCCAAGAGGGGTATAGTCAGCTGATTTGCTGCGTGATTTGGTATGTGGGGATGATGTTGTAACTGGGTGCCTAGACTAAAATCGGTTCCCCATTTTGTCATGTCTTGCGCTATTTCGAGATCAATAAACGACGCTCAGTCGCTCACCAGTTGGGGTGTCCTTTTTTTTTGGCAAACTAAAACCCTGCTTTGGCTGGCGCTCTTCCCTACATACGCAGTCGCCGCTGTCGAGGCAGGGACGAAGCAAATCCAGATGCGCTCGAGATAGAATAGGTGTGGCCTCTGAGCACCTCTCTGCTCAGCAACCACACACCGAAGCCTGAAGAAACCACGGGAGCTGATTAACCCCTTGCACGGGCACAAGGCACCGCACGTGGATAAGGCGATTTGGCGGTGGTGGCCGCCTGGCCGGTGGTACGTTCGGCTGGGGAAAAAGAAGAAGGTGGGGTTGAAGAAGGGCTGCTGACCGTTGGATCAGTATCCGATGTCCCAAATGAATTGACTGACCCTAAAACAATTTTCAATCAATTTACCTGTAGCCTATCACCactgtaccaaaatataagacgctTTTTCAGTTCAATTTAAAGTGCAAACATTACTACTGcctctgtaccaaaatataagacatttttgcagttcaatttaaaCTGCAAAAACGTCTAATTTGCAGTCTAATATTTTGGTATGGAGGGAGTAGATCCGAAGCTATCTGTACTGTAAGTTTGGAATTCAGGGATTTCATTCCACCAAGCACTCAACATACAAGGCAACAGTTCAAACAATTTGTGATCATCAGTATTAAATCAAGGAGCCGCACCGTCTTGTGTACACATCTCAGCATCAGCAAAATGGATGCACAAGAAAACCAACAACGATGTATCGCCCAGTCACACACATTCTACATCTTTCGAAGATTTCATCTCTAAGGGTTAGATAATCTCTGCTTCAGCACCTCAACGAAATCTTTCCTTGGAACCTCCTCTTCCTGGTTAGCCCTAATGTCCTTCAGTTTCACCTTCCCGTCCCTCAACTCGGACTCGCCGACCAGCACCATCCACGGGATGCCTGTCTGCGTCGCATACTTTATGTGGTTCTGCACCCTGGTGGTGAGCTTGAACTCTGCCTTTATCCCAGCACTCCACAGCTCGTTCACAAGCTCGGCGGCCAATATGAGGTCCTTGCCCAGAATCGACACCAAAACCTCCGTCTCGGTGGCCCGGATCACCTGCGATTCAAGGGCCAAGATCAGTTTTGCTACATTGCTGCAACAAAGACGTAATGATAGGGGCATTAAGAAATACCTGGTTCTTTTCTTTCTCCTGTTGCTCCATGATAGCAAAAACTCTTTCTATTCCAAGGCTGACGCCAACAGCAGGGACTTGCTTGTTGCTGAACATGCCGACAAGCTTGTCGTACCTGCCACCAGCAGCAATAGAGCCAACCTATAGAGAAACATTGTGAGCACAGGAATCAGCAAAAGGTTGTTCGCTTAGTTAGGAAAGGTACTTGCCATGCTTAAACACGAtgaagaaaattcagatatagatCATTGTACAGTAAGCCAaatataatgtactccctccgtcccaaaataagtgtctcaactttagtgtacaaagttgagacacttattttggggcgGAGGAAGTACATGAGGAAAAGGAAATGTAAAATATGCTTTGAGATCTCTGAATCAAATGGGTCAAGCAATGGGTCTTAAAAAGGTGATTGATTGAAAGCACTGGATTATAAAACAAAGCCCAAACCATAATTAAAGTTTTCAGATATAAATCAATGTACAGTAAACCAATTGTAGTGTTACAGCAGACAAAAGGTAACGTAGAATATGCTTTCAGATGATAAATGCGATGGTACATGTCAGAAACCAGTATATCAAGCAACGAATCTTCAAATGGTGATTAATAGAAAACACTGGCAATACAAAACGATGCCTAGTACATAGGAATATGATTGCAAACAAATGACTAAGTGAGAACACAGGTAACAAGTGAGGCGCAGATGTGAATGAAGATTCCAAACCTGTGTGACGCCCTTGAACACAGCTTCATATATCACACCAGTGTAGTAATCAAGGCCTCTAGCAAGGCTTAAATCAAAACTTATCCTGTCAAGGGCATTCGCTTTTTCTAGAGCTTTGAATAATATCTCCAGCTCATTTAATGCAACAACAGACCCCTCGTTCTCCATGAACTTGCTGCCCTCCTTTCGCAACTCTAGCAAAACTTCTAGTGGAGGTCCTTTTGTCTTCACTAAACTGCCAATATTTTCAGCGGTTTCATTTGATACACCTTTCTCTTCCACCTAAGTCAGCGTAAGAACAATTAGGACTATGACAAATATATCAACATCAAGATTACATCAACATATAAAAGCAAAAAAGGGAGTTTGGATGCTCACCAGTTCTTTTTTCACCTCTTCAAAGGTTAGTTTGTCTAGCTTGTCAATACTTGAGCAAACTGTTCTGAATTTCTCAGCAGGCACACCACAGATCTCCAACATTCCATCAAGTAACTTTCTGTGATTTAACTTTATCTCATAGACGCCAATATCCAACTTATCCAGTAATTCAGTCAAAACTTTGACAACCTCGAAATCTGGTTCCATAGGCTCATATACTCCGGCAATGTCGAAGTCACACTGGTAGAATTCTCGATATCTTCCCTTTGAAGGGTTATCTCTCCTGTATACTTTGGCTATCTGGTATCTCTTGATGGCACTTATGTTATTCATGGCAACATAACGGGCAAATGGAACAGTCAGATCATAGCGCAACGAACAAAGCTCACCACCCTGCAGGTTATTCGATGGTAAGACTTCATATAAAATATTACTAAGAGTGTAATATAAGGAATATACTGCGACAAAGGACCAACCAAATTGTTGAATACTAACAATTCCCCTTAACCTTGCTTGAATAATTTATATAACAAACCAGCACATGACAACTGAACAAGTTCTGGTATCCCAGTGTGCTACACTCCTACTAACGTTAAGTACAAAAAGACATAAAAACTTTACCTGATCAGCAAGGTCATATACCAACTTGGAGTCTTCACCATATTTGCCCATCAAGGTTTCTCTCAACTCGAATACAGGGGTATCAAGTGCAACACCACCGTGCATCTTAAATACACTTGTAATTATTGAAAACGCGCGCTCCCTTATGGCCATTTGCTCTCTCCCAAAGTCACGTGTTCCCTAGCGAGAGTAAGGATAAGCATTTAGATAGAGAAATAGTAAAAAATTGACTGGTTATTAGGATGTTTCTGAAATCAACTCAACAGAAACAATTGAAGCAGAAAGACAACACAAGACAACATAAATGTAGCATCCAAATGTGCAAACAAAATGATAATTACCTTGGGAATTTTAGGCAATCTTCCTACTTCATTGCTCTCCACAatctccttgactttctccacaagGGAGTCCAATTTGGGGCACTTAGGATCAAACAACAGAGACAGCTCAATTCCCCAATCTGCAATCAACGCAGAATTCACACAAGCAACGGCTTTTCCATCTGTAGCATGCTCCCTAAGCAGAGCGAGTACAGCAGAAGTTCCCTTCCCCAACGTTTTCTTCTTGCTTTTCCTGTCACCCTTCACTTTCTCCCCACCAGCTTGTGCCTTCTCCGCTGAACTGCCAGCTTCATTCTTCCCACCAGCTTGAGGCTTCTCAATTGAACTGTCCATTTCAATCACAGCCATCGCGACAGCTGCCTCCCATGCAAGGAAGTCCCTAAACTTGAGCAAGTAGTTGTACACCTCCCGCAATACCGACACCGCATCTGAATCAACCATAACTTTATCGAGCATCCCCTTCAAATCATCAACATTAACGCCACCGGCAAGCTTCTCCCGGAGCTCGGCCTCAGCAATGCTCCCTGCACAGAACCTTGCGCGAGCGACGCTCTGTTTGCACATTGCATTCAACGACCTTGCAAGCTGTGTCGCCAGTACCACCaacgcctcctccttcccctcaccCGTTCCACTAGCATCCCTCTTCCCCAGCTTCACTGGAGCATTAAGCTCAACCCTCACCTTCTTGTGCAGTGCGCGCACAGACTCGCGGAGAGCTCCGTTGACAGCAGGCACCTTGGCAAACATGGCCGCAGAGGCGTCTCCACCGTTGCCCACTAGCTTGGACCCCAATAAGAGCATCTTGATATCAGCGCCCACATCAGCCTCGTCCTTGTCGGAGAG
This DNA window, taken from Triticum aestivum cultivar Chinese Spring chromosome 1D, IWGSC CS RefSeq v2.1, whole genome shotgun sequence, encodes the following:
- the LOC123180526 gene encoding bifunctional protein FolD 2 → MAQIIDGKAIAAEIRREIGAEVAVLSSAHNIVPGLAVVIVGSRKDSQTYVQMKRKACAEVGIRSFDVDLPEDISEAALVAEVHRLNADPAVHGILVQLPLPKHINEENILNQISIEKDVDGFHPLNIGKLAMKGRDPLFVPCTPKGCMELLSRSGVTVKGKHAVVVGRSNIVGLPVSLLLLKADATVSIVHSRTPNPETIVRQADIVIAAAGQAMMIKGDWIKPGAAVIDVGTNSIDDPTRKSGYRLVGDVDFSEASKVAGHLTPVPGGVGPMTVAMLLKNTVDGAKRGIVS
- the LOC100270649 gene encoding histidine--tRNA ligase, cytoplasmic is translated as MATPAAAAVTLAGKGAVLTPAAVYALSVGLADPVIDASALQRLSSRAPSPQETPGSLRDLDLAPHESRAAAAVLLNKLLLTANDSSSALVTAATANALAGSLELAAALPPATRDEAAVAAASAPVAVAFAALIDCCATPLARVADALAALSCEAARGGATAFDVPASGDGLSDKDEADVGADIKMLLLGSKLVGNGGDASAAMFAKVPAVNGALRESVRALHKKVRVELNAPVKLGKRDASGTGEGKEEALVVLATQLARSLNAMCKQSVARARFCAGSIAEAELREKLAGGVNVDDLKGMLDKVMVDSDAVSVLREVYNYLLKFRDFLAWEAAVAMAVIEMDSSIEKPQAGGKNEAGSSAEKAQAGGEKVKGDRKSKKKTLGKGTSAVLALLREHATDGKAVACVNSALIADWGIELSLLFDPKCPKLDSLVEKVKEIVESNEVGRLPKIPKGTRDFGREQMAIRERAFSIITSVFKMHGGVALDTPVFELRETLMGKYGEDSKLVYDLADQGGELCSLRYDLTVPFARYVAMNNISAIKRYQIAKVYRRDNPSKGRYREFYQCDFDIAGVYEPMEPDFEVVKVLTELLDKLDIGVYEIKLNHRKLLDGMLEICGVPAEKFRTVCSSIDKLDKLTFEEVKKELVEEKGVSNETAENIGSLVKTKGPPLEVLLELRKEGSKFMENEGSVVALNELEILFKALEKANALDRISFDLSLARGLDYYTGVIYEAVFKGVTQVGSIAAGGRYDKLVGMFSNKQVPAVGVSLGIERVFAIMEQQEKEKNQVIRATETEVLVSILGKDLILAAELVNELWSAGIKAEFKLTTRVQNHIKYATQTGIPWMVLVGESELRDGKVKLKDIRANQEEEVPRKDFVEVLKQRLSNP